The DNA segment TTTCATGTATGAGTGTGATGCAAACCATTTGAAAAAACTCGATCTAACCGTAGAGATATGTTTGAACGAGCAACATGTTCTTTGTCATATTACAACTATTGAGGTTGAAGTGATATATGTCATATATGAGTATGATTTAGATCATTgatataaaatatcaatatctaATTGTGTAAATATGTTTGAAGGGataattactttttattttttattttttaaaatttcataaattcatattttgtcttttcttttatctttttaattataattttttaaactttgttTTCTCTATTTACTAAAATGAATTATAAATGATGTACATATATGTAGGGCAAAATACATTTTTGGCCTCTAGAATTTGAATTAAGTTTCTATATATTCCTTGGGCTTCCAAGACCAATATTTTCTATCGGTCTACTTAGACATTGAGGTTTAAAAGTGACATAGGGCTTAAAGTTTGAAACTATTTCTAATTGATCTCTAGgtataaaaaaatacataccaacaaaatatagTCAACATAAAACTTAGAAACAAAGTTCAAACTTGaccaattaaaaattaaattcaaacttCAATGACCAAAATGTGTCACTATTTAAtctaaataacaaaaaattaattgagtTGGAAAAGATGTGACTTTTGTACGAATGATTCAAATTTCACGTTTTATgatccaaatttaaaaaataatgaagaatAACTTTGTTTAATGTCGCAAATCTCTTGTACCATTTTTATTAGACGGGCGATATAGGCGTAAGAGAGTGAGGAGGAGTGCGAGTGCGAAGGATTGAGGGAGAATGAACCCCACCTAGGATAGTACTGCACTATGTATTGAATTAATAGTATGCCATCGtgataaaaatgttatttttatcGTGAAATTTATGTCATTtgtaaaaaaatagagagaagaaGGGAAAATTACCCTTTTAGtcctcaaattttgaagaatatgtgtGTTTCAttccttaattttaaaaatgtaactTTTTAGTCCCTATGTTTATAAGAATAGATCCATTTGGTCCTAGGTTTTTAAAATGTACCTTTTTAATCctcgaatttttaaaaataggtttaaaaagccctttaaataactttatactattattttgaatagttaTATTACATTTCCAATTAGAagaatagcttttaaaaattacattctttctaaaactattttttctaattttaaaaattatataattatttttaaaaaatcaaacgaaaaatatatcttttaaatttatttttataaatttggaGACTAAAAGATacctttaaaaaattcaaagatgaAATAAAtccatttcaataaatttaggatatatttttaaaattcagagACTAAAAGGAGAAATGGTTCAAAATTTGGGGACTGACAAGTTAATTTTACCGAGAGAagaatatttcaatttgattgagaaattAGCAGAATTGGCTAAGCCACTGGGTCTAAGTTCCTTTCCCTTTCTCTTCTTTCTATATCTTCTGCCTTGGCCTCCGATTCTTGCCTACCACTTCTGACCTTTCTCTTattccattcttcttcttcctcttcttcttctccctttcCTTAAGTTTTCTCATCACCTTTCTCACATCCATCTCTTCTCCGATCGTCATGTCGTTCAGAGGCCTCCGACGGGTATCTTTATCTTCTTCCTTTTATGTTTTCCTTACTTTAACTCAACTGGGTCTCACCTTATTTCAATTTGGGTTTCTGGGTTTTCTTTCGATTTAATGCTAATTATGTTTATCTCAAGATTCTTAACCCCTGCTTCATCCTTCACAACTACCCATCAACTGAATCCCGCATTTTTGTGTATATTATGAcctcaatttctttctttgttcatTTCTGTTATGGGGTTTACTTTGTTTCTGCAAGAATGATGTCTTTTgttcttctttcctttatttcttGGAGGCATATTTCAAGAGACTAAGAGAGTACTGTGGATTTAGATGAAAAAAGTTGGATTAGAAAGATCATGTGCTTGATTTAAGGTTCATGTTATAACTCAGAAAGCTTTGATTTAAAGGGAAGAGGTTATGATCTTTACTGATCAGGTTTTGGAGGTGAAGGGTGGGGTATGTTAGGTATATGAGCTCTGATTTTGTGCCAGAGTGTATTGATGGACTTCTGTCTTCTTTGCTTGTTCTACAATTTCTTTTTAGGAACTTTTTCAATTCAggattataaaattagaatctATTGTTGGGGTTCTCAGATTAATCATGTTGTTCTGATCTTTAGTCAAATCCAACTTTTTGCAACAAGAAGAGAGCCCATTAATTGAATAATATTATAGATCTCATGGTTCAATTTAAAGGGCTTCTTCTGCTGCTTTATTTTGCTGACGATTTTTACTTTGTTGTCATCATTTCCTTTCAAATCTACTGATTTGGAAATCTCTACATGCTTTGCTCTTACTGTTATTTGTTCATGCTTCTTCCATGGACCTCTGTTTGATTGTTTTGACATTTGTGAATTTGCCTTGTAGCAAAACACTTTATCTGCAATGGGTGTGAATGAACACACCAAGAAAACATTTTCTGAACtgcaaagaaagaaaatgtatcGGTATGTAATCTTTAAGGTTGATGaaaagaaacgagaggtggtgGTTGACAAGATTGGTAGTCCTGCAGAGAGCTATGAAGATTTCACTGCTGCTCTGCCCGACAATGATTGTCGCTATGCCGTGtatgattttgattttgtgaCATCCGACAACTGTCAGAAGAGCAAGATATTTTTCATAGCATGGTTAGCTTTCATCTATCATGAACTTAGTCTTATCTTTATTATTGCTATATCAATGTCTACTTGCTATATATTGTTCATTGAGTTGCCCtcacaatacaaaattttggTACATACTAAGGTAAACATTAGCTATCCCGAAGTCATAGCATTTTGATCCTTTGACTACCATTTCTAAGCTCAACCCTTAGGGCTCTTGATGTTTTTGGTCAATTGCTCATTCGTGGAACTGAAGCATTCAAAAAGTGCTTTCTTAGACTTAGAATTTGATTGGTTTTGTTGTTAACTTTTGTTCGTCGATGCTTTTCTTGGATCTTCCTAAGGGTGTTTTTGTCATTTTCCACTCTGGTTGCCCGTTCCAGTCCAAAGTCTCAGTTCCTACAAATTCAACAAAGAAAAGTATCAACAAATAGAAATTATCAACAAAACCAGCCAAATTCTAAGCCTAAGAAAGCACTTTTGAGtgctttttttcatttttcctctgGGAACTCATCTAGTATACTTGCTAGTTTCATTAAATACCTTCTTCTGGTGCATATGCTTTATTCTCCACACTGGAGAAGTTGGAGTTCAGTTGTTAGAGCTCTGTATGCATCCTCTAATCTCGCTTAAGATCATAGTACATCAAAAGTTTTaggcaaaatttgaaaatcttgTCGTATTTTGTCAGAATGATTGTCCCTTCTGTTTTTGATGATCAAATGCACTTGGTGAATGTCTTATTCCAAGAACCGTCTAAATTATGACCTTGATTAGAAAGAATAGTTTTAATCATGTCATATGAACGACTATTGCGGGGTGTCTTTTCTATCTTGATCTCACACTAGATTGTTGTGCTTCAGGTCTCCAGCTAGCTCACGAATCCGTGCTAAGATGCTCTATGCGACATCTAAAGACAACTTTCGGCACGAGCTCGATGGCATCCACTATGAAATTCAAGCTACTGACCCTGCAGAGATGGACCTGGAAGTGATCAGAGACCGTGCTCAATGAACATTATcagtttgtttaatttgttgttcCCTTGGGGATAAGCCAGCTTGTATTTTGAATGCTTATTAATTGGTTTATCCCTGCTTCGATATGTGTAAAACCGATCGCTGGAAAATGAAAACATTGCACAAAACCGtaaaataaactaacatctgcAGAATGCTGATATATGGTGGATCGACATGATGTTGCTGTCTGGTTGCTATGACTGCTTCTCAGATGAAGATAAGTTTGTAATAGAAAAAGGCTTAGAATCTATCAAACCTTATTATCATTGGAAATTTGTTCTACGATGCATCTGCCTCAATGTCTGTGGTTCTTTCGTTCTGTCTTTAGAACTTGCATTTGCGCTGTATCGAACATAGCATGCTTTGTATTGTCTTTTCATGGACTGAGATTCAGCTCATCCTCAATGGCATCGGCCACAAACTAGTTTCTTCATTAACATAtgcatttattaaatttatatatatatatatatatttttttttagcaagGCCGAGAACAAATACCCctcctccaaatttaaaatacggtaatgtcctcattgcccaaaaaattaaaataagtcatgtgatggtcatagaatgcgttgtaaagaaaatttgaaagaaagctagcaaacccctaacaacgagaaatatttcatgaggtgactatcctaAGATTtacgttgactctagtatatacgaaagagatagaagcatatttttcggcgcaaaatttgaaggataaggaagagtacacccccaaatttagcgttgtcgcccgcattgtattgacgcatccatcttgcGGCGATCATTCTTCATCGGGTTgcagtgatggaataagataagtgctGCTTTGCGTAACATTTCtgcaatccagcgcctcgatcgttgtaaggaaaacaaagagagggtcaaattattttaaacaaaataaaaggcatttttttttttagaaatagaagtgaaaaatgaaaagatagtaaagtaaggataattcggagtagtggagaaaagagttgaagactcGAGATTTTCCAAAACTTTGCGTCCCTGATAAATTGCAATCATCTGATAATgtagggaccacctacttccttcttcatttaAGGTTTCTTaattccatggagtcgacttggtgataccagtcttctccatggtatgcctttactcgctgccNNNNNNNNNNNNNNNNNNNNNNNNNNNNNNNNNNNNNNNNNNNNNNNNNNNNNNNNNNNNNNNNNNNNNNNNNNNNNNNNNNNNNNNNNNNNNNNNNNNNNNNNNNNNNNNNNNNNNNNNNNNNNNNNNNNNNNNNNNNNNNNNNNNNNNNNNNNNNNNNNNNNNNNNNNNNNNNNNNNNNNNNNNNNNNNNNNNNNNNNNNNNNNNNNNNNNNNNNNNNNNNNNNNNNNNNNNNNNNNNNNNNNNNNNNNNNNNNNNNNNNNNNNNNNNNNNNNNNNNNNNNNNNNNNNNNNNNNNNNNNNNNNNNNNNNNNNNNNNNNNNNNNNNNNNNNNNNNNNNNNNNNNNNNNNNNNNNNNNNNNNNNNNNNNNNNNNNNNNNNNNNNNNNNNNNNNNNNNNNNNNNNNNNNNNNNNNNNNNNNNNNNNNNNNNNNNNNNNNNNNNNNNNNNNNNNNNNNNNNNNNNNNNNNNNNNNNNNNNNNNNNNNNNNNNNNNNNNNNNNNNNNNNNNNNNNNNNNNNNNNNNNNNNNNNNNNNNNNNNNNNNNNNNNNNNNNNNNNNNNNNNNNNNNNNNNNNNNNNNNNNNNNNNNNNNNNNNNNNNNNNNNNNNNNNNNNNNNNNNNNNNNNNNNNNNNNNNNNNNNNNNNNNNNNNNNNNNNNNNNNNNNNNNNNNNNNNNNNNNNNNNNNNNNNNNNNNNNNNNNNNNNNNNNNNNNNNNNNNNNNNNNNNNNNNNNNNNNNNNNNNNNNNNNNNNNNNNNNNNNNNNNNNNNNNNNNNNNNNNNNNNNNNNNNNNNNNNNNNNNNNNNNNNNNNNNNNNNNNNNNNNNNNNNNNNNNNNNNNNNNNNNNNNNNNNNNNNNNNNNNNNNNNNNNNNNNNNAGCTTGAGTTGTATCTTTCGCTACAAGAGCCGTGTATCGTGCCGTTTCAGGCATTTTCATCCTCCAATAATAAGTAAGAGCAGCAGGAATAGCTCCAACCATTAGAACTATCCTCCAAATGTAATCTGCTTGTGGCACAGTTGATTTAATCGGGTCAACTGCATAGGGTGGAGCATTAAACTTGGCTTCAAATGCCAAAGAGATGATAATGGCAAATATACCTCCACCCAAAATTCCAAACCCCTGCATAGCAAACACCGCAGCAATGAATGCACCACGAGTCTTCTTATTCGAGTATTCTGACATGATCGTCGCGGAAAGAGGGTAATCGCCACCGATACCGAACCCAAGCCAAAAGCGAAAGAAGCAAAGAGTAGTCATGACAGATTGTGAATTGTGGCCAAAGGAAAGGCCTGAGCCTATAGAACATACAACCATAAGCATTAAAGTCATGCCATAGACTCTTTTTCTTCCCATTTTGTCACCCAACCAACCAAAGAAGAGTTGGCCTGCTAATGTTCCACAAAATGCTACACCATTAACAGCAGCAGCAACATTTGGAGGCAAAGACCCTGGCTTTGGTGAATTATCAACATGATAATATATACGTCCAAGTAATTTTGTGACGAGAGATATACAAAATAAATCATATGCATCAGTGAAGAATCCCATTCCAGCAATTACGATTGCTGTGAAATGGTACCATTGTGTTTTAGCTACATCAAGTGCAGTTAACACTTCTAATTGGTCTTTTGccatttctttctttaatttcttcttcttcttcttctttcacctTTATTTTATATTTCCTCTGCAAAacaatgagatttttttttttttacttttttcaaTTCAACAGAAccatagaaaaaataaaaaacaaaagaacagATCTAAAAACAACCCATTTATTATTTGTCAATCACTGATCAGTTATCACCAAATGGGAATCAATCAAAAAAAGAACCAAGAACATAAaaatgaccttttttttttaaattcatggaAAGAAAGGAATGCAGTGCAAAATCAGTAATTTTTGGACATATTGTGAAGTTTGAGGTAACAAAGAGACAAGAAAAGAAACAGAAATCAAAGTTAGGATAAGACAGAAAGAACAATATGatgcaaagaaaaaagaaaaaagaagagaagaaagagaagtgCATGGGAATGAGTAATGAATTACCAACCTGAATTTGGAGATGAGAAATAAAGGGAAAGGTTGTTAAcggtgtgtgtatatatatatatatatatatatatatatatatagaatgggAAGTTAAGTAGATCTGAAATGTTCTATAGCATATTCTTTTTGCTTCCAAGTTTTTCGTTGGATTAATGTAGTTGACAATTTTACACCGTCATAATATGTAAGATGTACGATGCAGATACAACTTTAAAAAGTTGTACATAACAGATTTGAAATTTATAACTACTCTTTTTCCTTAATTCCTAATCTAATCAACACGTGCATTCTCAATATACTCCATATTGACCTTCATTGAAATtatttctttatatttatatgtgtattaatataaaaaaacaattagattaaacaaatttagttaataaattttgaCAATTGTGTTTGTCTTGTAACACTTAAAGTTAATGTTGGTGAGTCAATTATTTGTTTAGTACAATAAATCTAGTATTGGAAATGTGAACCTTTCAgatttaaagaagaaatttgttTCAATATTGCTTTATGCTTATATTGAcataaatttaacaattaataaAACATGATTTGACACATCACTATTACGAGAATAAAGTCTATTTGGTAAAATAATGGTAGATATGTCTAccttcattttatttaattaggctattttcttattaaaaatatcattaaaagtttagaatGGCAAATTGAAACTTGTTAATAGGTAAGAAaagtaaatatgaaaaaaaaaaacaactataaAAATTTGAGCtatgaatattatattttattgaattaTCTTTTTGTAATAAAATTGAGACCCAAAAAATGTTCTCTCTTAGTTTTCTTATTTTCACTTCCCTTTTCCTCTCGACTACTTTTCTCTTTCTCCCATATGTGATGCTAttcttgttttccttttttcttgcTAACTTTCCCATTCCTTTCCATTTCTCCTCTCCATAACTTTCTCCACAACACTCTCCCATTCttgttttccctttttcttgCCAACTTTCCCTTTCCTCATCTCCATAACTTTCTTCTCATTCTCCACAACATTCTCCCAtcctcattttccttttttatcgCTAACTCTTCGACCCCAAACTTCATTCCACGTTGCATCGACTTCTTTCATtaatatttctctatttttaacgTGATTAAACAATTGAACCGTTCATATGACGAAACATTGCATTGACTTTTATACAACATATGACGATGGTTTAGATAAAAATGGcacatataaaataacttaaactTTCACTCAAGAATGTATAGCTTTCAGACCTTCATCAAAGAGTTAAAATGTCCATAAATATCGAGATTTCAATTTAGAGTTACATTGATGGATATATCAATAAAAAcgttttgttttttcaaaaatattttaagactatttcaattcagatgttacatcttgttttttaaaaaattaagttgtTTGTCCTTTCTTGCTAAgttatagatatatttgatcTTGTTATTGGTTTTTCTATTCGCATTGGgattaatagatatattatttctttGATGTTTTACGTTTACTTGTAAAAAATTTCGAGCAATAAATTAATCATTGATATCATTTTTTAGCTCTTTAATTTACAAACATATCAACAAATACTAACATAACTACGGATATTTTAATCCTTACTGTCTTGCCTCATTATCATTTAGTCTTCATTTGTAGTAAGGATTATTACAGGCTAGtaaggtttatatgtatgtatatatatattcaataactttATATAtctgttaaaaataaaaagttgtcaaatttggaaaaaaaataatgctAAAGAGTTAATTAAGACTCCGTGTgttaataattttgtttattgtttttgtttttaaaaattaagcctatggacacTAATTCCACCTCAAAATTTCTTCGTTCGTTATTTACTTTTCAACaaaggtttaaaaaaccaagtaaAATTTTGAGAACAAAAGAACAtaactttcaaaatgttgtttttatttttgaaatttggttaagaattcaacccttgtattaaaaaaagatacaaatcattgtaagaaatgtagatgaaataggTTAAATattcaaaaccaaaaaccaaatggttaccgaACTAAAATCTTGAATTAAACTTTAAGATTCATTAATTTCTACCACCATCACCACTAAGTATGGAATAATAAAGTAGATTCTTAGGAGGGATTTGTGTTGTGATAAGTCCATTTTGGGTGGCCTTGATTAAAACTCAAACCTTATCAACTTCAATAAATATAAACTTATCCAAAAAAAGcatcaatatttaaatgttaaGAACTTTCACTTAATTCCTAAACCCTTTCGAGTGCCTTAGGAAACATATTCATTGCTCAAACTCAATCTAGTATTCTCCCATTTCTTTGATTGTTTTTTGTTCGTAAAAAATTTATACCTCAACTAACTTTTGACTATCCATGGTAGGATTTCAATCACTAACTAATAGACACTACAATTAAAACGAGAATGACACATTTTAGAAGAGGTAAATGGTAtcctttaaaataaaataaaaattgccAATGGCTTATGTAAAATGAGACGAAAAAATTGGAAAGCGCAAAAACTTCTTGGAATGTATTTTTTCACTAGAAGAATTTCAagttttaatgttggttttaaac comes from the Benincasa hispida cultivar B227 chromosome 5, ASM972705v1, whole genome shotgun sequence genome and includes:
- the LOC120078087 gene encoding actin-depolymerizing factor, which produces MSFRGLRRQNTLSAMGVNEHTKKTFSELQRKKMYRYVIFKVDEKKREVVVDKIGSPAESYEDFTAALPDNDCRYAVYDFDFVTSDNCQKSKIFFIAWSPASSRIRAKMLYATSKDNFRHELDGIHYEIQATDPAEMDLEVIRDRAQ
- the LOC120078040 gene encoding probable inorganic phosphate transporter 1-7; translation: MAKDQLEVLTALDVAKTQWYHFTAIVIAGMGFFTDAYDLFCISLVTKLLGRIYYHVDNSPKPGSLPPNVAAAVNGVAFCGTLAGQLFFGWLGDKMGRKRVYGMTLMLMVVCSIGSGLSFGHNSQSVMTTLCFFRFWLGFGIGGDYPLSATIMSEYSNKKTRGAFIAAVFAMQGFGILGGGIFAIIISLAFEAKFNAPPYAVDPIKSTVPQADYIWRIVLMVGAIPAALTYYWRMKMPETARYTALVAKDTTQRSVLHISKQG